A single genomic interval of uncultured Sphaerochaeta sp. harbors:
- a CDS encoding HD domain-containing protein, giving the protein MQQFPIPSVIQRFSQQFKQAGFSLYIVGGAVRDHLLGISNEDFDFTTDAKPEEVMSLFKAVIPTGIDHGTVTVRYEKHSFEVTTFRSEGSYQDGRHPSSVTFITNLEEDLKRRDFTINAFAVDLNDSKIIDLCGGKKDLKNRIIRAIGNPEERFEEDGLRILRACRFAGKLNFIIEENTLKAMHTCRENLLNVSSERIREELFRLVLSDHPEVGLNYMRECGILPIILPELAAGDQIDQKGMHHEDVLSHAITTCQASVALSDRLEVRLAALFHDIGKSEVMEEGAERNTFYNHDLVGEKLTIKVMRRLKASNEQIRLVSLLVRHHMFSYQSNWSDSAVRRFLTRVGKEHVGMLFSLRIADQIAIHGKADIRLLEELEERIKGILDAQDALSIKDLAVNGNDLMKAGIPKGKQLGRTLDYLLETVLDDPAQNTKEQLLEIAKNYQSFSTFTS; this is encoded by the coding sequence ATGCAGCAATTCCCAATTCCATCTGTGATCCAGAGGTTCTCACAACAGTTCAAGCAAGCAGGTTTCAGCCTCTATATTGTAGGGGGTGCCGTTCGTGACCATCTGCTGGGTATCAGCAACGAGGACTTCGATTTTACCACCGATGCAAAACCAGAGGAGGTCATGAGCCTCTTCAAGGCTGTCATCCCCACTGGAATTGACCATGGCACGGTCACGGTGCGTTACGAGAAACACAGCTTCGAGGTAACCACCTTCCGCAGTGAAGGTTCCTACCAGGACGGAAGGCACCCCAGCAGTGTGACCTTTATCACAAATCTTGAAGAGGACCTGAAAAGACGGGACTTTACCATTAATGCCTTTGCGGTTGACTTGAATGATAGCAAGATCATCGATCTTTGTGGTGGAAAGAAAGATCTGAAAAATAGGATCATCAGAGCAATTGGAAATCCCGAAGAACGATTTGAGGAAGATGGACTGAGAATCCTGAGAGCATGCCGCTTTGCAGGCAAGCTCAATTTCATCATTGAAGAAAATACCCTCAAGGCCATGCATACCTGCAGGGAGAATCTTCTAAATGTAAGCAGCGAACGTATCCGTGAAGAGCTCTTCAGGCTTGTACTCTCCGATCATCCCGAGGTGGGACTCAACTACATGAGGGAGTGTGGCATATTGCCAATTATTCTTCCCGAACTTGCAGCAGGAGATCAGATTGACCAGAAGGGTATGCACCATGAGGATGTACTCTCACATGCCATCACCACCTGCCAAGCTTCCGTAGCCCTCTCAGACCGTCTGGAGGTACGCCTTGCCGCCCTTTTCCATGATATTGGAAAGAGTGAGGTGATGGAAGAAGGAGCGGAACGCAACACCTTCTACAACCATGACCTGGTTGGAGAGAAACTCACCATCAAGGTCATGAGACGACTGAAGGCAAGCAATGAGCAAATCCGTCTTGTCAGCCTCTTGGTTCGCCATCATATGTTCAGTTACCAGAGCAACTGGAGTGACAGCGCTGTCAGGCGCTTTCTCACCCGTGTAGGCAAGGAACATGTGGGCATGCTCTTCAGCCTTAGGATAGCTGACCAGATAGCCATCCATGGTAAGGCAGATATCAGATTGCTTGAGGAATTGGAAGAGCGGATCAAGGGTATCCTTGATGCCCAGGATGCCCTGTCCATCAAGGACTTGGCCGTGAATGGCAATGATTTGATGAAGGCGGGAATCCCTAAGGGAAAACAACTTGGGAGAACCCTTGATTACCTGTTGGAAACAGTACTTGATGATCCCGCTCAGAATACGAAAGAACAACTATTGGAGATAGCAAAAAACTATCAGTCCTTTTCCACTTTTACCAGCTGA
- the rnc gene encoding ribonuclease III: MESSLFKRAPAISSERERELLLFIEKSEMEINDLSLLNLAFTHRSFANETNELVDTNERLEFLGDSVLGMCVADWLFRNLPAKAEGDFSKIKSIVVSEDSLAMIARSLDVDKYLLIGKGEENSGGRNKKALLADCMEAIFAACYLDSGFEAAKKFIMRYLENQIRAVLEDDYHRDYKTALQEYMQKRWRMVPTYTLIKKTGPEHDFTFFMQVDVNGRVFGPAQGRNKKQAEQRAAKLAYDQLVKVEKD, from the coding sequence ATGGAGAGTAGCCTCTTCAAGAGAGCTCCCGCAATCTCATCAGAAAGAGAGCGGGAGCTTCTTCTATTCATTGAAAAGAGCGAGATGGAGATCAATGATCTCTCCTTGCTCAATCTTGCATTCACACACCGCAGTTTTGCCAACGAAACCAACGAACTAGTGGACACCAATGAACGTTTGGAGTTTCTCGGTGATAGTGTGCTTGGTATGTGTGTAGCGGACTGGCTTTTTAGAAATCTTCCTGCAAAAGCGGAGGGAGATTTCTCAAAAATCAAGAGCATCGTAGTCAGTGAGGATAGTCTTGCCATGATCGCTCGTTCCCTTGATGTTGATAAATATCTACTTATCGGGAAAGGGGAAGAAAACAGTGGAGGAAGGAATAAAAAAGCCTTGCTCGCTGACTGCATGGAGGCAATCTTTGCAGCCTGTTATCTTGATAGTGGGTTCGAGGCCGCAAAGAAATTTATTATGCGGTACCTGGAAAACCAGATCAGGGCAGTGCTGGAAGATGATTATCATCGTGATTACAAGACAGCATTACAGGAATACATGCAGAAGCGATGGCGCATGGTTCCTACCTATACACTGATCAAGAAGACCGGGCCTGAACATGACTTTACCTTTTTCATGCAAGTGGATGTAAATGGCCGGGTTTTTGGTCCTGCACAGGGACGAAACAAGAAACAGGCCGAACAACGTGCAGCAAAGCTTGCCTACGATCAGCTGGTAAAAGTGGAAAAGGACTGA
- the acpP gene encoding acyl carrier protein, with protein MDSKEVFEKVKSLIAEKLEIDEGKITMNASFRKDLGADSLDTYELVYAIEEELGISIPDEKANEFETVKDAVDFLSAQL; from the coding sequence ATGGATAGCAAAGAAGTATTTGAAAAAGTTAAATCATTGATTGCAGAGAAGCTCGAGATTGATGAAGGCAAAATTACCATGAACGCTTCCTTCAGAAAGGATCTTGGCGCAGACAGCTTAGACACCTATGAGCTGGTATACGCTATCGAGGAAGAGCTTGGCATCTCCATCCCTGATGAGAAAGCCAACGAGTTCGAAACCGTTAAGGACGCAGTCGACTTCCTTTCCGCACAACTGTAA
- the trpS gene encoding tryptophan--tRNA ligase, which yields METKQKRILTGDRTTGKLHLGHYVGSLKSRVELQHTYETFILLADVQALTTHFEDPELINSSIYDVAIDNLSVGLDPGKATLVQQSQITSIAELTVFYSMIVTVNQLRHNPTIKTEAKNYGYADLTYGFLGYPVSQTADITFCNADLVPVGEDQVPHIELARKIVRKFNDMYGTSIVEPQAKLSTVGRLAGLDGNAKMGKSMGNAIYLSDTPEAVWERVRNAVTDPARVTIKIPGTPEICNVYKYHCVFNEAEKDNIAEMCRTAQIGCVACKKRLNAVLNEMLDPIREKRAYYEAHRDEVRDLIVEGTRKANAIGNENIHAIKEKMHVLI from the coding sequence TTGGAAACGAAACAGAAACGCATTCTAACCGGTGACAGGACAACAGGCAAACTGCACCTCGGCCACTATGTAGGCTCTCTCAAGAGTCGGGTTGAGTTGCAGCATACCTATGAGACATTCATTCTCCTTGCTGATGTGCAGGCTCTTACCACCCATTTTGAAGATCCTGAGTTGATCAACAGCAGTATCTATGATGTGGCAATCGACAACCTCTCTGTTGGATTGGATCCTGGGAAAGCCACCTTGGTTCAACAGTCGCAGATCACTTCCATTGCTGAGTTGACGGTTTTCTATTCAATGATTGTAACGGTAAACCAACTCCGTCATAATCCCACGATCAAGACAGAGGCAAAGAACTATGGGTATGCTGACCTTACCTATGGTTTTCTAGGATATCCTGTCAGCCAAACTGCTGACATTACCTTCTGCAACGCAGATTTGGTACCGGTAGGGGAAGACCAGGTCCCGCATATCGAACTTGCCCGCAAGATTGTCAGGAAGTTCAACGATATGTATGGGACTAGTATTGTTGAACCCCAGGCAAAGCTCAGTACTGTTGGCAGACTCGCTGGACTGGACGGGAATGCAAAGATGGGTAAGAGCATGGGCAATGCAATCTACCTCTCTGATACCCCGGAGGCAGTATGGGAGCGTGTACGTAATGCTGTTACCGATCCTGCGCGTGTTACGATCAAGATTCCCGGTACTCCCGAGATCTGTAATGTGTACAAGTACCACTGTGTGTTCAATGAGGCGGAAAAGGATAACATTGCTGAAATGTGCAGAACTGCTCAGATTGGTTGTGTCGCCTGTAAGAAACGACTCAATGCAGTACTCAATGAGATGTTGGATCCAATCCGTGAAAAGCGTGCCTACTATGAAGCCCATCGTGATGAGGTAAGAGACCTAATTGTTGAAGGGACCCGTAAGGCAAATGCTATCGGTAATGAGAACATCCATGCCATCAAGGAGAAGATGCACGTTCTTATCTGA
- a CDS encoding 2-hydroxyacyl-CoA dehydratase, which yields MSTPFTKEMKKDYTILIPNMSPIHFNIAKEVFSNHGYNVVLLENQGPNVIREGLRYVHNDICYPAQLVIGQFIDAIKHGGYDTDKIALVITQTGGGCRASNYLFLLRKALEKCNLPHIPVISLNLKGMEKNPGFKITPFMLLQTYSAFIYGDLLMALSNQIRPYEIQKGEADALVAKWTTYLSDCFAHNRGYIGWAMKRNLNKICTEFADIETRREERIKVGIVGEIYMKYSPLGNNHLQEYLEEQGCEVMVPSMMGFLYYGADNAITDRKYYGGRFISAKVTQFILRQLYKVEKMSRQAMMKSGKFTVPIPYTEMKKLDEGLLDYGVKMGEGWLLTAEMLDLVHSGYHNIVCTQPFGCLPNHVSAKGMIRAVTERSKDANIVPIDYDPSATGVNQENRIKLMLAIAREKLGNQEKNT from the coding sequence ATGAGCACACCGTTCACCAAAGAGATGAAGAAGGATTACACCATCCTGATCCCCAATATGAGCCCAATCCACTTCAATATCGCCAAGGAGGTGTTCTCCAATCATGGTTATAATGTGGTACTTCTGGAGAACCAAGGCCCAAATGTTATCCGTGAGGGGCTTCGGTATGTCCACAATGACATCTGCTATCCTGCCCAGCTGGTAATCGGTCAGTTTATCGATGCCATCAAACATGGAGGGTACGATACTGACAAGATTGCCTTGGTCATCACCCAAACCGGTGGTGGTTGCAGGGCAAGCAACTACCTCTTCCTTCTCAGAAAGGCATTGGAAAAATGCAATCTTCCCCATATTCCCGTGATCAGTCTTAATCTCAAGGGAATGGAGAAGAACCCGGGCTTCAAGATCACTCCCTTCATGTTGCTGCAAACCTACAGTGCCTTTATTTACGGTGATCTTTTGATGGCACTCAGTAACCAGATACGCCCTTACGAGATACAAAAAGGAGAGGCAGATGCCTTGGTGGCCAAGTGGACCACCTACCTCTCTGACTGTTTTGCCCATAACCGTGGATACATCGGCTGGGCGATGAAGCGGAACCTCAACAAGATCTGTACGGAGTTTGCTGATATCGAGACGCGAAGGGAAGAACGTATCAAGGTAGGAATTGTTGGGGAGATCTATATGAAGTATTCTCCTTTGGGGAACAACCACCTCCAGGAATATCTTGAGGAACAAGGATGTGAGGTCATGGTTCCTTCCATGATGGGTTTTCTTTACTATGGTGCAGACAATGCCATCACTGACCGTAAGTATTACGGTGGAAGATTTATCAGTGCGAAGGTCACCCAGTTTATACTACGTCAGCTCTACAAGGTGGAGAAGATGAGCCGGCAAGCAATGATGAAAAGTGGCAAATTCACCGTACCTATCCCCTATACCGAGATGAAGAAACTGGATGAAGGGCTGCTGGACTATGGGGTAAAGATGGGAGAAGGTTGGTTGCTTACCGCCGAGATGCTCGATCTTGTCCATAGTGGGTATCACAACATCGTCTGCACCCAGCCGTTTGGATGTCTACCCAACCATGTCAGTGCAAAAGGCATGATACGGGCTGTGACAGAGCGGAGCAAGGACGCAAATATCGTACCAATCGATTACGATCCTTCCGCTACCGGGGTAAATCAGGAGAATAGAATCAAGCTAATGCTTGCAATTGCACGCGAAAAGTTGGGGAATCAAGAAAAAAATACCTGA
- a CDS encoding 6-phosphogluconolactonase — translation MNIERIDTTRELEQMVRDDLLSLSQEKSGSLHIGLPGGRSASHLINAILTLPSESLGRIRLYLIDERLEGERNEDTLREAGLQKALDQGTTLTIVSEGKSLSDEPFDRLYLGVGEDGHIASLFPGSWPNSADAQTMVVIDSPKPPKRRVTLTYHGFLTLAREAKVYLLFLGEGKRDALNRLMSGKEDAHTLPCSFFVHQPFHGTIVTDLREKTL, via the coding sequence ATGAATATTGAGAGAATAGACACAACCAGAGAACTTGAGCAGATGGTCAGGGATGACTTGCTCTCACTATCCCAGGAAAAATCAGGCTCCTTACATATTGGATTACCAGGTGGAAGAAGTGCGTCCCATCTCATCAATGCCATCCTCACGCTTCCAAGTGAGTCACTTGGAAGAATTCGCCTATATCTTATCGATGAACGTCTTGAGGGTGAACGAAATGAGGATACGCTCAGGGAAGCTGGGTTGCAAAAAGCATTGGATCAAGGGACCACACTTACCATTGTCAGTGAAGGAAAGTCCCTTTCCGATGAGCCTTTTGACCGTCTTTATCTTGGTGTAGGAGAGGATGGGCATATAGCAAGCCTCTTTCCTGGTTCCTGGCCGAATAGTGCTGATGCTCAAACCATGGTGGTAATCGATAGTCCCAAACCACCTAAAAGGCGGGTCACACTCACCTACCATGGTTTTCTCACCCTTGCCCGAGAGGCAAAGGTGTATCTGCTCTTCCTGGGCGAAGGAAAAAGGGATGCTCTCAATAGGTTGATGTCCGGCAAGGAGGATGCACATACTCTGCCCTGCTCCTTCTTTGTTCACCAACCATTCCATGGTACGATAGTAACAGACCTGAGGGAGAAAACACTATGA
- the ileS gene encoding isoleucine--tRNA ligase — protein sequence MFRPVTTKVDFPAMEENVLSFWETEDIFKKSIETRSEENEYVFYDGPPFATGLPHFGHLVPGTIKDAIPRYQTMKGKRVRRGFGWDCHGLPVEYEMEKTLGISGHSAITEYGVAKFNEQCRSIVLRYTEEWKQTINRMGRWVDWEHGYRTMDTNYMESIWWVFKTLFEKGYIYEGYNILPYSPALASPLSNFEVNLGGYQDVVDQAVTVRFAADGQENTYFLAWTTTPWTLPSNLALAFGPDIDYVKVKDKSDGNFYILGKARLDHYYKDEETYEIVDEQKGTFYEGMRYKPLFPYFADLKEQGAFVCVMGDYVTTEDGCGIVHTAPGFGEDDYQVLKGTDIPVVCPVDLECRFTDEVPDFSGRFVKDTDKDIISYLKEHELLVKRENYLHSYPFCYRTKKPLIYRAMSCWFVDIQKIKKHMLDANEQIYWMPEHLKYGRFGKWLEGARDWAISRNRFWGNPIPVWKCDGSDYLEVIGSREELEAKCGQKVEDLHKHYVDDLTWPSPDGKGTMRRIGDVLDCWFESGSMPYAQQHYPFENKEYFENNFPADFICEGLDQTRGWFYTLTVIAAGLWEKPAFTHCITNGIVLTADGKKMSKSERNYTDPMEIVNAYGADSLRFALMNSAVVRAEDLKFSEESVKEVLKTLIIPLWNAYSFFVTYANIDGYEPSETAFEDLTNPMDRWITSATQRFVQTATDSFDAYDIQKACASFVPFIDDLNNWYIRRSRRRFWKGENDTDKKQAYDTLYNVLMTFIKVVAPIIPFTSEEIYQNLKRGDMAQSVHLCMYPDYDESQRDWTLESQMSLTQKAIAMGRSLRASNNLKIRQPLQKLFLVDREEDEREILASMESIIAEELNVKEVHLQSDESSLVEYSAKANFKVLGKSLGKDMKEVASKIADFDGEKIASILDGTPHTLSYSNGEISITKDEIIVQRTEMEGVKVLNDGSLTVGFDTKVTQELADEGIARDIIRSVQNLRKESGFAVSDRIVLTYDGDEVIQRVFDQHGQTIAKETLSNTLRSGTLTGEGIDCNDHMVRLQVEKD from the coding sequence ATGTTTCGTCCAGTAACCACCAAAGTGGACTTTCCTGCGATGGAAGAGAACGTTCTCTCTTTTTGGGAGACAGAGGATATTTTCAAGAAATCAATCGAAACGCGGTCTGAAGAGAATGAATACGTTTTCTACGACGGACCTCCGTTTGCGACCGGGCTTCCCCATTTTGGGCATCTGGTTCCAGGAACCATAAAGGATGCCATTCCCCGGTATCAGACCATGAAAGGCAAACGGGTCAGACGTGGTTTCGGTTGGGACTGTCATGGGCTACCTGTTGAGTATGAGATGGAGAAGACGCTGGGCATCAGCGGACACTCTGCGATTACCGAGTATGGTGTGGCCAAGTTCAATGAGCAATGTCGCTCAATCGTCTTGCGATACACCGAAGAGTGGAAACAGACGATTAATCGCATGGGACGTTGGGTTGACTGGGAGCATGGCTATCGCACCATGGATACCAACTATATGGAGTCCATCTGGTGGGTATTCAAGACACTCTTTGAGAAGGGCTATATCTATGAGGGGTACAATATCCTTCCATACAGCCCAGCCTTGGCAAGTCCTCTCTCAAATTTCGAGGTTAACCTCGGAGGTTACCAGGATGTCGTGGATCAGGCTGTAACCGTTCGATTTGCAGCTGATGGGCAGGAGAATACCTATTTCCTTGCTTGGACGACTACACCCTGGACACTTCCAAGCAACCTTGCGCTTGCCTTTGGTCCAGACATCGACTATGTGAAGGTCAAGGATAAGAGTGATGGGAATTTCTACATCCTGGGTAAAGCACGCCTCGATCATTACTACAAGGACGAGGAAACCTATGAGATTGTTGATGAGCAGAAGGGTACCTTCTATGAAGGTATGCGTTATAAGCCCTTGTTCCCATACTTTGCAGATCTCAAGGAGCAGGGCGCCTTTGTCTGTGTGATGGGTGATTATGTAACCACCGAAGATGGTTGTGGTATTGTCCATACAGCACCCGGTTTCGGTGAAGATGACTATCAGGTACTCAAAGGAACAGACATTCCTGTTGTTTGCCCTGTTGATTTGGAGTGCCGTTTTACCGATGAGGTGCCGGACTTCTCTGGTCGTTTCGTCAAGGATACAGATAAGGATATCATCTCTTATCTGAAGGAGCATGAGCTGCTGGTGAAGCGGGAGAACTACCTTCACTCGTATCCCTTCTGTTACCGTACCAAGAAGCCGTTGATCTACCGTGCCATGAGTTGCTGGTTTGTAGACATCCAGAAGATCAAGAAACACATGCTTGATGCAAATGAGCAGATTTACTGGATGCCTGAACATCTCAAGTATGGCCGATTTGGCAAATGGCTTGAGGGAGCTCGTGATTGGGCAATCAGCAGGAACCGGTTCTGGGGGAACCCGATCCCGGTTTGGAAGTGCGATGGCAGTGACTATCTAGAGGTAATCGGAAGCAGGGAAGAGCTGGAAGCAAAGTGTGGGCAGAAGGTTGAAGATCTGCATAAGCATTATGTTGATGATCTGACCTGGCCAAGTCCTGACGGCAAGGGAACGATGCGCCGTATCGGCGATGTCCTTGACTGCTGGTTTGAATCGGGTTCCATGCCCTATGCTCAGCAACACTACCCATTTGAAAATAAAGAGTATTTTGAAAATAACTTCCCCGCTGACTTCATTTGTGAAGGCTTGGACCAGACTCGTGGTTGGTTCTATACCTTGACGGTTATTGCAGCAGGACTCTGGGAGAAACCAGCGTTTACCCACTGCATCACCAACGGCATTGTTCTGACAGCCGATGGGAAGAAGATGAGCAAGAGTGAACGCAACTATACCGATCCGATGGAGATTGTAAACGCCTACGGTGCAGACAGTCTTCGTTTTGCCTTGATGAATAGTGCTGTCGTTCGTGCAGAGGATCTGAAGTTCAGTGAGGAGTCGGTAAAGGAAGTACTCAAGACCTTGATCATCCCTCTCTGGAATGCCTACTCATTCTTCGTAACCTACGCGAATATTGATGGGTATGAACCATCTGAAACAGCCTTTGAGGATCTTACGAACCCGATGGACCGCTGGATTACCAGTGCAACCCAACGATTCGTGCAGACTGCCACCGATTCTTTTGATGCCTATGATATCCAGAAGGCATGTGCATCCTTTGTTCCGTTCATCGATGACCTGAACAATTGGTACATCCGCCGAAGCCGAAGGCGCTTCTGGAAGGGTGAGAACGATACGGACAAGAAGCAGGCGTATGATACCCTCTACAATGTCCTGATGACCTTCATCAAGGTTGTGGCCCCGATCATTCCGTTTACAAGTGAGGAGATTTACCAGAACTTGAAACGGGGAGATATGGCTCAGAGTGTGCATCTCTGTATGTATCCTGACTATGATGAGAGCCAGAGGGATTGGACGCTTGAAAGCCAGATGTCCCTGACCCAGAAGGCTATTGCCATGGGTCGATCGCTGAGAGCTTCCAACAACCTGAAGATTCGTCAGCCTCTGCAGAAGCTTTTCCTCGTCGACCGGGAAGAGGATGAACGGGAAATTCTGGCAAGCATGGAGTCAATCATTGCAGAGGAACTGAATGTCAAGGAAGTGCATCTGCAATCTGATGAGTCCTCTCTTGTAGAGTATAGTGCAAAGGCCAACTTCAAGGTTCTGGGAAAATCCCTGGGCAAGGATATGAAGGAAGTTGCATCCAAGATTGCTGATTTCGATGGAGAGAAGATCGCTTCCATCCTTGACGGCACACCACACACACTTTCCTACAGCAATGGCGAGATTTCAATCACCAAGGATGAAATCATTGTTCAGAGGACTGAAATGGAAGGTGTAAAGGTACTGAATGATGGATCGCTTACCGTAGGGTTCGATACCAAGGTTACCCAGGAACTCGCAGATGAGGGAATTGCACGTGATATCATTCGCTCTGTGCAGAACCTCAGAAAAGAGAGTGGGTTTGCCGTATCTGACCGAATTGTGCTGACATATGATGGTGATGAGGTGATTCAGCGGGTCTTTGACCAGCATGGACAAACCATTGCAAAGGAGACGTTGTCCAATACCTTGCGCTCTGGTACACTGACAGGAGAAGGTATTGATTGCAATGACCATATGGTGAGGTTGCAAGTAGAGAAGGATTAA
- the rpmF gene encoding 50S ribosomal protein L32, with protein sequence MATPKYKTSKASAASRKAANMRLATPTLSRCSTCGNMVLPHRVCPKCGFYRGVQVIELQDK encoded by the coding sequence ATGGCAACACCGAAATATAAGACTTCCAAAGCAAGCGCAGCATCAAGAAAGGCTGCTAATATGCGTCTTGCAACCCCGACACTCTCTCGTTGTAGCACCTGTGGAAATATGGTTCTTCCTCACCGTGTCTGCCCGAAGTGCGGTTTCTACCGCGGCGTGCAGGTCATTGAGTTGCAGGATAAATAA
- a CDS encoding FmdB family zinc ribbon protein — translation MPSYEYECQLCKARVELVQSLDKHEPPAVCPACNMEHTMRRVNKPSSFHEEHDGQPAEVEQVDEKE, via the coding sequence ATGCCTTCGTATGAATATGAGTGCCAACTTTGCAAGGCACGGGTTGAATTGGTCCAGTCCCTGGACAAGCATGAGCCTCCTGCAGTCTGTCCTGCCTGCAATATGGAACATACCATGAGGCGGGTGAACAAGCCCTCTTCATTCCATGAAGAACATGACGGGCAACCTGCTGAAGTTGAGCAGGTAGACGAGAAGGAGTAG
- a CDS encoding glucose-6-phosphate dehydrogenase, with amino-acid sequence MKRIIIQYGGTGDLALKKLYPAYEHLMEKGDAFEVLALGRRFTTRDEFLSEIIRKDAPSSFTDHLDYLYYDMSDANAVTILTTRLKSMCGECDEVEFIYYLALQPSLYEIAIEQIQQVDNQLDCICSLTKKIVVEKPFGFDLESAQRYNDILEKAFTDEEIFRIDHYLGKEFMQNLLLMRFHNDIIRRIWDNRTIESIEIIFDETHGVDQRLGFYEKIGVVRDTIQNHIMQIITYLTMSEPASLTPKDIAVEKEKVLRAISPIQEFHMGRYESLGSGSGHVVHTPTYAAFKLFVNTYYFTGIPIYVRTGKMQSEAKSLIYIKFKNATKQVMHDDSIAENAVIITIHPELTIDINMNLKMPNTSWKSKPVRFRFNQSETFGANTPEAYEQIVEKILQGDKSVFPTMQEITESWRIVEPMLQENLPVEVYPIRTLPRFALNMAKENGFTWFD; translated from the coding sequence ATGAAGAGAATCATTATCCAATATGGTGGCACGGGAGACCTTGCACTGAAGAAACTGTATCCTGCCTATGAGCATCTCATGGAAAAGGGCGATGCTTTTGAGGTACTAGCTCTTGGAAGACGGTTTACCACCAGAGATGAGTTCCTCTCTGAGATTATCAGGAAAGATGCCCCATCCTCCTTCACCGACCACCTTGATTACCTGTACTACGATATGAGCGATGCGAATGCTGTCACCATACTTACCACCCGTTTGAAATCCATGTGTGGGGAATGCGACGAAGTGGAATTCATTTACTATCTTGCACTACAGCCTTCCCTCTATGAGATTGCTATTGAGCAGATCCAACAGGTGGATAACCAGCTGGATTGCATCTGTTCACTGACAAAGAAGATTGTTGTTGAAAAACCATTTGGATTCGACCTGGAGAGTGCCCAGCGTTACAACGATATCCTGGAAAAGGCCTTCACTGATGAGGAGATTTTCCGTATCGACCACTATCTGGGCAAGGAGTTCATGCAAAACCTGCTTTTGATGCGGTTCCATAATGACATAATCAGAAGAATCTGGGACAACAGGACCATTGAGTCCATTGAGATCATTTTTGACGAAACCCATGGAGTGGACCAACGATTAGGATTCTATGAGAAGATCGGTGTGGTACGTGACACTATCCAGAACCATATCATGCAGATCATCACCTACTTGACGATGAGCGAACCTGCAAGTCTGACTCCAAAGGATATCGCCGTCGAAAAAGAGAAGGTTCTCAGGGCAATATCCCCTATCCAGGAATTCCATATGGGGCGATATGAATCACTGGGTTCGGGTAGTGGCCATGTGGTACATACTCCCACGTATGCTGCATTCAAGTTGTTTGTAAACACCTACTACTTTACCGGTATTCCCATCTATGTACGAACAGGGAAGATGCAGAGTGAGGCAAAGAGCTTGATTTACATCAAGTTCAAGAACGCCACCAAGCAGGTCATGCATGATGATTCCATTGCAGAGAATGCGGTGATCATCACCATACACCCAGAACTTACCATTGACATCAACATGAATCTGAAGATGCCCAATACTAGTTGGAAGTCAAAACCTGTTCGGTTCCGTTTCAACCAGAGCGAGACCTTCGGGGCCAATACCCCAGAGGCATATGAACAAATCGTGGAGAAGATCCTACAGGGAGACAAGAGTGTATTCCCTACCATGCAGGAGATCACCGAGTCATGGCGGATTGTGGAGCCGATGCTTCAGGAGAACCTTCCAGTGGAGGTTTATCCGATCAGGACCCTGCCCCGCTTCGCACTAAATATGGCGAAAGAGAACGGGTTTACCTGGTTCGATTAA
- a CDS encoding acyl-CoA dehydratase activase-related protein has protein sequence MKTYQKAIREQGKLIIEQARKRNWPIMVLAGRPYHADAEVNHGIDGLLLQCGCAVISEDAIAHLVEKQPRKVLNQWTYHARMYDAARYVTGQEDMQLIQLVSFGCGLDAVTSDEIRDILRETDKIYTQIKIDEIANLGAVKIRIRSLLAALQEAKEQR, from the coding sequence TTGAAGACCTACCAGAAAGCCATCAGGGAACAGGGGAAACTCATCATTGAACAGGCACGCAAGAGAAATTGGCCGATCATGGTCCTTGCAGGAAGGCCCTATCATGCTGATGCTGAGGTAAACCATGGAATCGATGGACTCCTCTTGCAGTGCGGATGTGCAGTAATTAGTGAGGATGCAATTGCTCATCTTGTGGAGAAACAACCTAGAAAGGTACTCAACCAATGGACTTACCACGCCAGGATGTATGATGCTGCCCGTTATGTTACAGGACAGGAGGATATGCAGTTGATCCAGCTTGTTTCCTTTGGCTGTGGGCTTGATGCGGTAACCTCCGATGAAATAAGGGATATCCTTCGAGAAACCGATAAGATATACACCCAGATCAAGATTGATGAAATTGCAAACCTCGGAGCAGTCAAAATTCGCATCCGTAGTCTGCTTGCAGCACTCCAGGAGGCCAAGGAACAGCGATGA